A single window of Agelaius phoeniceus isolate bAgePho1 chromosome 16, bAgePho1.hap1, whole genome shotgun sequence DNA harbors:
- the SCNN1G gene encoding epithelial sodium channel subunit gamma isoform X1, with product MAPPGPEGGRAAAAAPGKKITARLKRTLPVRGPQAPTLSELMRWYCLNTNTHGCRRIVVSRGRLRRLLWIVLTLSAVGLILWQCAELLMNYYSASVSVTVQFQKLPFPAVTICNINPYKYSAMKEYLYELDKETKKALETFYGFSEGKSKVRRSVDDWNSTGSDFFEQIPLLKVEDFSRTATELHSGQKRKIEGSVFHKDSSIVNSGDSNDIIGFQLCDANNSSECALYTFSSGVNAIQEWYKLHYMNIMAQIPLEIKEKLSYSAEDLLLTCFFDGLSCDKRHFTRFHHPLHGNCYTFNSGESGTILSTSTGGSEYGLQVVLYIDEADYNPFLVTSTGAKIMVHDQNEYPFIEDIGTEIETAAATSIGMHFTQSRKLSKPYSDCTETGADIPVENLYNKSYSLQICLHSCFQKAMVESCGCAQYAQPLPAGAEYCNYKKNPNWMYCYYRLHEKFVKEQLGCQQICKDACSFKEWALTTSIAQWPSVVSEDWMLRVLSWDKGQKLNKKLNKTDLANLMVFYKDLNERFISENPANTLVILLSNFGGQLGLWMSCSVVCVIEIVEVFFIDSLSIVLRRQWQRAKKWWSGRQQGRAAQATASDVERQGHENPACIDEDLPTFTTALRLPLPQDSPLPRTPPPNYSTLRLETAFTEQLPDTLELSQH from the exons ATGGCGCCACCGGGCCCCGAGGGCGGCCGAG CGGCCGCCGCGGCTCCCGGTAAGAAGATCACGGCGCGGCTGAAGCGGACGCTGCCGGTGCGCGGCCCGCAGGCGCCCACGCTGAGCGAGCTGATGCGCTGGTACTGCCTCAACACCAACACGCACGGCTGCCGCCGCATCGTGGTGTCCCGCGGCCGCCTGCGCCGCCTGCTCTGGATCGTGCTGACCCTCAGCGCCGTGGGGCTCATCCTCTGGCAGTGCGCGGAGCTCCTCATGAACTACTACAGCGCCTCGGTCTCCGTCACCGTCCAGTTCCAGAAGCTGCCCTTCCCCGCCGTCACCATCTGCAACATCAACCCGTACAA GTACAGTGCCATGAAAGAATATTTATATGAATTGgacaaagagacaaaaaaagctTTGGAAACTTTCTATGGATTTTCTGAGGGCAAGTCCAAGGTGCGCCGGTCAGTGGATGACTGGAACAGCACAGGGAGCGACTTCTTTGAACAGATCCCTCTGCTGAAGGTCGAGGACTTCTCCAGGACAGCCACTGAACTGCACAGTGGGCAGAAGAGGAAAATAGAGGGAAGTGTCTTTCACAAGGACTCCTCCATCGTGAACTCGGGCGATTCCAACGACATCATTGGCTTTCAGCTG TGTGATGCAAACAACAGCAGCGAGTGTGCCCTGTACACGTTCAGCTCGGGGGTTAACGCCATCCAGGAGTGGTACAAGCTGCATTACATGAACATCATGGCACAAATTCCCCTGGAGATTAAAGAAAAATTGAGTTATTCTGCCGAGGACCTTCTACTGACATGTTTCTTTGATGGCCTATCTTGTGACAAAAG GCATTTCACTCGTTTCCATCACCCCCTCCACGGCAACTGCTACACCTTCAACAGCGGCGAGAGCGGGACCATCCTGAGCACCTCCACAGGCGGCAGCGAGTACG GATTGCAGGTTGTTCTGTACATCGATGAAGCAGACTACAACCCCTTCCTGGTGACATCCACAGGAGCCAAGATCATGGTCCACGACCAAAACGAGTATCCCTTCATTGAAGACATTGGCACGGAAATTGAGactgcagcagccacctccATAGGGATGCACTTT ACTCAGTCTCGCAAGCTAAGCAAACCCTACAGTGACTGCACAGAGACAGGAGCTGACATACCTGTGGAAAATCTCTATAACAAGAGCTACTCACTCCAG ATCTGCCTGCACTCCTGTTTCCAGAAGGCCATGGTGGAGTCGTGTGGCTGTGCCCAGTACGCACAGCCCTTACCTGCTGGGGCCGAGTACTGCAACTACAAGAAGAACCCAAACTGGA tGTACTGCTACTACAGACTGCATGAAAAGTTTGTgaaggagcagctgggctgcCAGCAGATCTGCAAAGATGCCTGCAG CTTCAAGGAGTGGGCGCTCACCACCAGCATTGCTCAGTGGCCATCCGTCGTGTCAGAG GACTGGATGCTCCGAGTTCTCTCTTGGGACAAAGGGCAAAAACTCAACAAGAAGCTGAACAA GACAGACCTTGCCAACCTCATGGTGTTTTACAAGGACCTGAACGAGAGATTCATTTCGGAGAATCCTGCCAACACG ctcgtCATTCTTCTGTCCAACTTCGGGggccagctggggctgtggaTGAGCTGCTCCGTGGTGTGTGTCATCGAGATCGTGGAGGTGTTCTTCATCGACTCGCTGTCCATCGTGCTGCGGCGCCAGTGGCAGAGGGCCAAGAAGTGGTGGAGCGGCcgccagcagggcagggcggCCCAGGCCACGGCCAGTGATGTGGAGAGGCAGGGCCACGAGAACCCCGCGTGCATCGACGAGGACCTGCCCACCTTCACCACGGCCCTGCGCCTGCCGCTGCCCCAGGACAGCCCCCTGCCCAGGACTCCCCCGCCCAACTACAGCACTTTGCGCCTGGAGACGGccttcacagagcagctgcccgACACGCTGGAGCTCAGCCAGCACTGA
- the SCNN1G gene encoding epithelial sodium channel subunit gamma isoform X2 — MYSAMKEYLYELDKETKKALETFYGFSEGKSKVRRSVDDWNSTGSDFFEQIPLLKVEDFSRTATELHSGQKRKIEGSVFHKDSSIVNSGDSNDIIGFQLCDANNSSECALYTFSSGVNAIQEWYKLHYMNIMAQIPLEIKEKLSYSAEDLLLTCFFDGLSCDKRHFTRFHHPLHGNCYTFNSGESGTILSTSTGGSEYGLQVVLYIDEADYNPFLVTSTGAKIMVHDQNEYPFIEDIGTEIETAAATSIGMHFTQSRKLSKPYSDCTETGADIPVENLYNKSYSLQICLHSCFQKAMVESCGCAQYAQPLPAGAEYCNYKKNPNWMYCYYRLHEKFVKEQLGCQQICKDACSFKEWALTTSIAQWPSVVSEDWMLRVLSWDKGQKLNKKLNKTDLANLMVFYKDLNERFISENPANTLVILLSNFGGQLGLWMSCSVVCVIEIVEVFFIDSLSIVLRRQWQRAKKWWSGRQQGRAAQATASDVERQGHENPACIDEDLPTFTTALRLPLPQDSPLPRTPPPNYSTLRLETAFTEQLPDTLELSQH; from the exons AT GTACAGTGCCATGAAAGAATATTTATATGAATTGgacaaagagacaaaaaaagctTTGGAAACTTTCTATGGATTTTCTGAGGGCAAGTCCAAGGTGCGCCGGTCAGTGGATGACTGGAACAGCACAGGGAGCGACTTCTTTGAACAGATCCCTCTGCTGAAGGTCGAGGACTTCTCCAGGACAGCCACTGAACTGCACAGTGGGCAGAAGAGGAAAATAGAGGGAAGTGTCTTTCACAAGGACTCCTCCATCGTGAACTCGGGCGATTCCAACGACATCATTGGCTTTCAGCTG TGTGATGCAAACAACAGCAGCGAGTGTGCCCTGTACACGTTCAGCTCGGGGGTTAACGCCATCCAGGAGTGGTACAAGCTGCATTACATGAACATCATGGCACAAATTCCCCTGGAGATTAAAGAAAAATTGAGTTATTCTGCCGAGGACCTTCTACTGACATGTTTCTTTGATGGCCTATCTTGTGACAAAAG GCATTTCACTCGTTTCCATCACCCCCTCCACGGCAACTGCTACACCTTCAACAGCGGCGAGAGCGGGACCATCCTGAGCACCTCCACAGGCGGCAGCGAGTACG GATTGCAGGTTGTTCTGTACATCGATGAAGCAGACTACAACCCCTTCCTGGTGACATCCACAGGAGCCAAGATCATGGTCCACGACCAAAACGAGTATCCCTTCATTGAAGACATTGGCACGGAAATTGAGactgcagcagccacctccATAGGGATGCACTTT ACTCAGTCTCGCAAGCTAAGCAAACCCTACAGTGACTGCACAGAGACAGGAGCTGACATACCTGTGGAAAATCTCTATAACAAGAGCTACTCACTCCAG ATCTGCCTGCACTCCTGTTTCCAGAAGGCCATGGTGGAGTCGTGTGGCTGTGCCCAGTACGCACAGCCCTTACCTGCTGGGGCCGAGTACTGCAACTACAAGAAGAACCCAAACTGGA tGTACTGCTACTACAGACTGCATGAAAAGTTTGTgaaggagcagctgggctgcCAGCAGATCTGCAAAGATGCCTGCAG CTTCAAGGAGTGGGCGCTCACCACCAGCATTGCTCAGTGGCCATCCGTCGTGTCAGAG GACTGGATGCTCCGAGTTCTCTCTTGGGACAAAGGGCAAAAACTCAACAAGAAGCTGAACAA GACAGACCTTGCCAACCTCATGGTGTTTTACAAGGACCTGAACGAGAGATTCATTTCGGAGAATCCTGCCAACACG ctcgtCATTCTTCTGTCCAACTTCGGGggccagctggggctgtggaTGAGCTGCTCCGTGGTGTGTGTCATCGAGATCGTGGAGGTGTTCTTCATCGACTCGCTGTCCATCGTGCTGCGGCGCCAGTGGCAGAGGGCCAAGAAGTGGTGGAGCGGCcgccagcagggcagggcggCCCAGGCCACGGCCAGTGATGTGGAGAGGCAGGGCCACGAGAACCCCGCGTGCATCGACGAGGACCTGCCCACCTTCACCACGGCCCTGCGCCTGCCGCTGCCCCAGGACAGCCCCCTGCCCAGGACTCCCCCGCCCAACTACAGCACTTTGCGCCTGGAGACGGccttcacagagcagctgcccgACACGCTGGAGCTCAGCCAGCACTGA